In Leptospira brenneri, a single genomic region encodes these proteins:
- a CDS encoding pyridoxal phosphate-dependent aminotransferase produces the protein MKLVAKRLDVVEPSPTLAITAKANQLKASGLDVVGFGAGEPDFDTPTHIKEAAKKAMDQGKTKYTPVSGTVSLKEAIIRKLETENGLKYEKNQIIVGTGGKQVLYNFFMATLNPGDEVIIPAPYWVSYADIVRLAEGTPVIVATDIASGFKITPEQLEKAITAKTKVFIFNSPSNPTGAAYTRADVEALVKVLEPKDIITVSDDIYEKIIYDGLEFVNPAMISAKMKEKTFVINGVSKAYSMTGWRIGYGAGNAEIVKNMDTMQGQSTSNASSISQAAAEAALTGDQTPVADMLKAFDKRRKLIVGLLREIPGVECRMPEGAFYAFPYISGVYETQGFKRLLAEKKESSYSKLFCDVLLDKYNVAAVPGIAFGDDQAIRLSYALGDKDIEKGVARIKQMVEDLQK, from the coding sequence ATGAAACTTGTAGCAAAACGACTGGATGTCGTAGAACCTTCTCCCACTCTCGCGATCACTGCTAAAGCAAATCAGTTGAAAGCGAGTGGACTTGATGTTGTTGGATTTGGCGCAGGAGAACCTGACTTTGATACACCGACACATATCAAAGAAGCTGCCAAAAAGGCAATGGATCAAGGGAAAACCAAATACACTCCTGTGAGTGGAACTGTTTCTTTGAAAGAGGCAATCATTCGTAAATTAGAAACCGAAAACGGTTTAAAATACGAAAAGAACCAAATCATCGTAGGAACAGGTGGGAAACAGGTTCTCTACAATTTTTTTATGGCAACTCTCAATCCAGGTGATGAAGTGATCATTCCTGCACCGTATTGGGTGAGTTATGCGGACATAGTTCGTTTGGCAGAAGGAACACCTGTGATTGTTGCAACTGATATTGCCAGTGGATTTAAAATCACTCCAGAACAATTGGAAAAAGCAATCACAGCCAAAACAAAAGTTTTTATTTTTAATTCTCCGTCCAACCCAACAGGAGCCGCTTACACTCGCGCGGATGTGGAAGCACTGGTAAAGGTATTAGAACCAAAAGACATCATTACTGTTTCTGATGACATTTATGAAAAAATCATTTATGATGGATTGGAGTTTGTGAACCCAGCAATGATCTCTGCAAAAATGAAGGAAAAAACCTTTGTGATCAATGGAGTGTCCAAAGCTTATTCCATGACGGGATGGAGGATTGGATACGGAGCAGGAAACGCTGAGATCGTGAAAAACATGGATACCATGCAAGGCCAATCCACAAGTAATGCTTCTTCTATTTCACAAGCGGCAGCGGAAGCGGCTTTGACGGGAGACCAAACACCTGTCGCAGATATGTTAAAGGCTTTTGACAAACGACGTAAACTCATCGTTGGGCTTTTACGCGAAATTCCAGGTGTGGAATGTCGTATGCCAGAAGGAGCTTTTTATGCTTTCCCTTATATCTCTGGTGTTTATGAAACTCAAGGATTTAAACGACTGCTTGCCGAAAAAAAAGAATCTTCTTATTCGAAACTCTTTTGTGATGTTCTTCTTGATAAATACAACGTGGCAGCAGTGCCAGGAATTGCATTTGGGGATGACCAAGCCATTCGATTGTCTTATGCGTTAGGTGATAAAGACATTGAAAAAGGTGTGGCTCGCATCAAACAAATGGTTGAGGACTTACAAAAATAA
- a CDS encoding Dps family protein: MKINIGIPEAERSAISESLKKLLADTYTLYQKTHSYHWNVTGPMFQTLHILFMTQYTELWNAIDPIAERIRSLGYYAPMGGWEFAKYSSITEDKEVPKAQDMIKRLVEGNEAVIRTARAAYEPAEKGNDQATLDLLTQRLDIHEKTAWMLRSLLEE, translated from the coding sequence ATGAAAATCAATATTGGTATCCCAGAAGCAGAAAGGAGTGCCATCTCTGAGTCATTAAAAAAACTCTTAGCAGATACGTACACTCTGTACCAAAAAACACATAGTTACCATTGGAACGTAACAGGACCTATGTTTCAAACTCTACATATTCTGTTTATGACTCAATACACAGAACTTTGGAATGCGATCGACCCTATTGCCGAACGAATTAGATCTCTCGGATACTACGCACCTATGGGCGGATGGGAATTTGCAAAATATTCTAGCATCACAGAAGACAAAGAAGTTCCCAAAGCGCAAGATATGATTAAACGATTGGTAGAAGGAAACGAAGCAGTCATTCGTACAGCACGTGCCGCCTATGAACCTGCTGAAAAAGGCAATGACCAAGCAACTTTGGACTTACTCACACAAAGGTTAGACATTCATGAAAAAACCGCTTGGATGTTACGCTCGTTATTGGAAGAGTAA
- a CDS encoding S1C family serine protease, protein MKPSFQNCFYIPLIISLFFSCKTESENPNKRIFSENVSRTVSISIENEELLGKKRWVGSGFLISKDGYLLTCAHVIGNYEKKIVVRLGGNGKRYLGKVIASDLQKDILLVGLDTDDSFEYFELNSDQKAERGESYYSISSPLGLEESFTTGIVSDPERVGVDSILSEVSFLQVNQSILPGSSGSALFDANGRLMGMAQFQLKNSEYNQQGIGFAILPKFLSEFVSSVKLTKFSKEEIQRGIVEVPTITDFLVQNLNLPSKEGILISYLVEKSSAEVSGLKRYDLIVEINGKKIRSNEEMNLLFKNSSPAERLQIKVIRNRSEKVLYLDSFRKK, encoded by the coding sequence ATGAAACCTAGCTTTCAAAATTGTTTTTATATTCCGCTAATCATATCACTTTTTTTTTCTTGTAAGACTGAATCCGAAAATCCGAACAAAAGAATTTTTTCAGAAAATGTATCTCGAACCGTTTCCATCTCCATTGAAAATGAAGAACTTCTGGGTAAAAAACGTTGGGTTGGATCTGGATTTTTAATCTCTAAGGATGGTTATCTTCTTACCTGTGCCCACGTGATCGGAAATTATGAAAAGAAAATTGTTGTCCGACTTGGTGGGAATGGAAAACGTTATTTGGGCAAGGTAATTGCTTCTGATCTGCAAAAAGACATTCTTTTGGTTGGTTTAGATACGGATGATAGTTTTGAATACTTTGAATTGAATTCAGATCAAAAAGCGGAAAGAGGAGAAAGTTATTATTCTATTTCTTCTCCCTTGGGATTAGAAGAAAGTTTTACTACTGGCATTGTTTCTGATCCCGAAAGAGTGGGTGTGGATTCTATTTTATCGGAAGTTTCATTTTTGCAAGTGAACCAATCGATTTTACCTGGAAGTTCTGGATCTGCTTTATTTGATGCTAATGGACGTTTGATGGGTATGGCACAGTTCCAATTAAAAAATTCAGAATACAACCAACAAGGTATTGGATTCGCCATTTTGCCAAAATTTTTATCCGAATTTGTAAGTTCCGTCAAATTAACAAAGTTTTCTAAGGAAGAAATTCAAAGGGGAATTGTTGAGGTTCCCACGATCACTGATTTTTTGGTTCAGAATTTGAATTTGCCTTCTAAAGAAGGAATTCTTATCAGTTACTTGGTGGAAAAAAGTTCCGCTGAGGTCTCTGGTTTAAAACGATATGATTTGATTGTTGAAATTAATGGAAAGAAAATTCGTAGTAACGAAGAGATGAATCTATTATTCAAAAATTCATCTCCCGCAGAACGATTACAAATCAAAGTGATTCGCAATCGTTCTGAGAAAGTTCTTTATCTTGATTCTTTTCGTAAAAAATAA
- the dusA gene encoding tRNA dihydrouridine(20/20a) synthase DusA codes for MPSPVPSYRISVAPMMDWTDRHFRFFIRLLSKNTLLYTEMVTTGAILRGKDTHRYLDFSEEEHPISLQLGGDSPQALGECAKIGEDYGYDEINLNVGCPSDRVQSGSFGACLMKEPDLVAEMVSVCKSKVKIPVTVKHRIGVNGKESYEDLYHFVSKIKSAGVDHIIVHARIAILEGLSPKENRTIPPLRYEDVYRLKKDFPGLPITINGGIKTHLEVKDHLTKLDGVMIGRAAYDNPFLFHEVDGLYYGSKEKSPSREEVLGELIPYIRSVLKKEGKVHHILRHILGLYYGENGAREFRRFLTDRMHKNGADESIVEDYLKR; via the coding sequence TTGCCAAGTCCTGTCCCATCGTACCGCATCTCTGTTGCTCCGATGATGGACTGGACCGACAGACATTTTCGTTTTTTTATCAGACTTCTTTCCAAAAATACATTACTCTATACGGAGATGGTGACTACCGGTGCCATTCTCCGTGGCAAAGATACTCACAGGTATTTAGATTTTTCAGAGGAAGAACATCCCATTTCGTTACAGTTAGGTGGTGATTCACCTCAGGCCTTGGGGGAATGTGCAAAAATTGGAGAGGATTATGGGTATGATGAGATCAACCTCAATGTAGGTTGTCCCTCAGACAGGGTGCAAAGTGGAAGTTTTGGGGCTTGTCTGATGAAAGAACCAGACCTCGTGGCTGAAATGGTTTCTGTTTGTAAGTCGAAAGTAAAAATTCCTGTCACCGTAAAACACCGAATTGGTGTGAATGGGAAAGAAAGTTACGAAGACCTATATCATTTTGTTTCCAAAATTAAATCTGCAGGTGTGGATCATATCATTGTACATGCAAGGATTGCTATTTTAGAAGGTCTTTCACCTAAAGAAAACCGGACCATTCCACCACTTAGATACGAAGATGTATACCGATTAAAAAAGGATTTTCCGGGTTTACCCATTACCATCAATGGGGGAATCAAAACCCATTTGGAAGTGAAGGATCATTTAACAAAGTTAGATGGGGTGATGATAGGACGTGCAGCTTATGATAATCCGTTTTTGTTTCACGAAGTGGATGGTTTGTATTACGGATCGAAAGAAAAATCACCTTCGAGAGAGGAAGTCCTTGGGGAGTTAATTCCTTATATTCGTTCTGTTCTTAAGAAAGAGGGAAAGGTTCATCATATCCTACGACATATTTTAGGTCTCTATTACGGAGAAAATGGAGCCCGTGAATTTAGAAGATTCCTAACAGATCGGATGCATAAAAATGGTGCGGATGAATCTATTGTAGAGGATTATTTAAAGCGTTAA
- a CDS encoding SH3 domain-containing protein, giving the protein MKFIPLLKKIRRGMALFSFLNSYRFKSVTYFGFSLLFAILIFFMVGSSLQAEPTIQEKNKRTKPSELLKRDLNSEIVIPVIGLNLHLFADPKSDVLRKLRFGEPVSYDKESLESQKEDWIPVKLEDGLSGFIKRSVVRSVPPKQYLSTLLFEAERTVLSKNIDFAAKQEITDTIFHISGSGKFTGDDFIFLRTKAGYFLKKTVDLMNEKGIKPDNDPATLEFLKRHQTKLLYDYNSGKYYVDSNFFWKLLESYPKTKHSDYAGYLATESMPSVDCGTELKCRLEELRKGKLRYLYLFPMGNYVNLYTKDLVSSLQSMTKDPDSIPCFSPVSEGIKSEINQMIGYASEIGPREKKQILPHLQILKKECFR; this is encoded by the coding sequence ATGAAGTTTATCCCTTTACTGAAAAAAATTCGTAGAGGGATGGCCCTTTTTTCTTTTTTAAATTCATACAGATTTAAATCTGTTACGTACTTTGGATTTTCTCTCTTATTTGCCATTTTAATATTTTTTATGGTTGGTAGTTCTCTTCAGGCAGAGCCAACCATTCAAGAAAAAAATAAACGAACGAAACCATCTGAACTTCTGAAGCGGGATTTGAATTCCGAAATTGTCATTCCTGTGATTGGTCTAAACTTACATTTGTTTGCTGATCCCAAGAGTGATGTATTACGTAAACTGAGATTTGGGGAACCTGTTTCCTATGATAAAGAATCATTAGAAAGTCAAAAAGAAGATTGGATCCCTGTTAAGTTGGAAGATGGACTTTCTGGGTTTATCAAACGGTCTGTAGTCAGATCGGTTCCTCCTAAACAATATCTTTCTACATTACTGTTTGAAGCAGAACGAACTGTTCTTTCGAAAAATATTGATTTTGCTGCCAAACAAGAAATTACTGATACCATCTTTCATATTTCAGGTTCAGGAAAGTTTACTGGTGATGATTTTATTTTTCTTCGGACAAAAGCTGGATATTTTTTAAAGAAAACAGTTGATTTAATGAACGAAAAAGGGATCAAACCTGATAACGATCCCGCGACTCTCGAATTTCTAAAACGGCATCAAACCAAATTATTATATGATTATAATTCTGGTAAATACTACGTTGATTCTAATTTTTTTTGGAAACTTTTAGAGTCTTATCCAAAAACAAAACATTCTGATTATGCAGGTTATTTGGCAACAGAAAGTATGCCAAGTGTTGACTGTGGAACTGAATTAAAATGTAGATTGGAAGAATTACGAAAAGGAAAACTTCGTTATCTTTATTTATTTCCCATGGGAAATTACGTAAATTTATACACCAAGGATTTAGTATCCAGTTTGCAGTCTATGACCAAAGATCCAGATTCTATTCCTTGTTTTTCACCCGTGAGTGAGGGCATTAAGTCTGAAATAAATCAGATGATTGGGTATGCCTCGGAAATTGGGCCTAGAGAAAAAAAACAAATCCTGCCTCATTTGCAAATCCTAAAAAAAGAATGTTTTCGTTAG
- a CDS encoding CsgG/HfaB family protein, with protein MKPYLACLSFLLSLSFINCRTMDAAIQYPDPGKTDLGITKVAVLMFDIEEAKWGDEFTDAVSLQIAKRLPIKVIEREQLSKVVNEQSFSKTGIIDTQTAVRLGKVLGVDALIFGRGSALKKYDEKGKLIPNLVDTVSLKIVHIESGHVIVNARKKPGADWTLGRLLQYSLGFGFIWSRDDILLSTSEYDFVAESLVERIVSELKK; from the coding sequence ATGAAACCATATTTAGCGTGCCTCTCCTTCCTCCTAAGCCTTTCGTTCATAAACTGCCGCACAATGGATGCCGCCATCCAATACCCCGATCCAGGAAAAACAGATTTGGGAATTACCAAGGTTGCTGTACTTATGTTTGATATTGAGGAAGCAAAATGGGGAGATGAATTCACAGATGCGGTATCTTTGCAAATTGCAAAACGCCTCCCGATAAAAGTCATCGAGAGAGAACAACTTTCCAAAGTTGTAAATGAACAAAGTTTTTCAAAAACAGGAATCATTGACACACAAACAGCTGTTCGCTTAGGAAAAGTGTTAGGAGTGGATGCACTCATCTTTGGCAGAGGTTCTGCTCTTAAAAAATACGACGAAAAAGGAAAACTCATTCCCAATTTAGTGGATACAGTCTCTTTAAAAATAGTTCATATCGAGTCAGGACATGTCATTGTCAATGCTCGGAAAAAACCAGGAGCCGATTGGACTTTAGGCCGTTTACTTCAATATAGTTTAGGGTTTGGATTCATTTGGAGTCGTGACGATATTTTACTTTCCACCAGTGAATATGATTTCGTAGCAGAGAGTTTAGTGGAACGAATCGTTTCCGAACTAAAGAAATAA
- a CDS encoding DNA repair helicase XPB, whose protein sequence is MTKPLTVQSDKTMLLEVDNPEFEACRDLVSKFAELEKSPEYMHTYRISPLSLWNAASIKMTADEIIEGLTKFARYSVPKNVMNEVREQISRYGKVKLVKEESGELYIISNEKGFITEIANNRAVQPFVDGMEGDKIRIKKEYRGHIKQALIKIGFPVEDLAGYDEGNKYPFNLRPTTKGGIKFGMRDYQRASVEAFHAGGRNEGGSGVVVLPCGAGKTIVGMGVMQIVGAETLILVTNTLSIRQWRNEILDKTDIPESDIGEYSGELKEIKPITIATYNILTHRKKKGGDFTHFHIFSANNWGLIVYDEVHLLPAPVFRMTSELQAKRRLGLTATLVREDGLEEDVFSLIGPKKYDVPWKELEAKSWIAEANCVEIRVPMEDDLRMKYSVADDREKFRLASENPEKLRAISYILKKHSTNNILVIGQYINQLEEISNTFKIPLITGKTPLPERQELYQAFRSGQIKQLVVSKVANFSIDLPDANIAIQVSGTFGSRQEEAQRLGRILRPKSQDNTAIFYSLISRDTNEERFGQNRQLFLTEQGYEYEIYTLDQFKETVPEESLTK, encoded by the coding sequence ATGACCAAGCCACTCACAGTACAAAGTGACAAAACGATGCTTCTTGAGGTAGATAACCCAGAATTTGAAGCCTGTCGGGACCTCGTTTCCAAGTTTGCCGAGCTTGAAAAAAGCCCGGAATATATGCACACCTATCGCATTTCTCCACTGTCTTTGTGGAATGCCGCATCCATCAAAATGACGGCGGATGAAATCATTGAGGGTTTAACGAAGTTTGCTCGTTATTCCGTTCCGAAGAACGTAATGAATGAAGTGAGAGAACAAATCTCACGTTACGGAAAAGTAAAGTTAGTAAAAGAAGAATCTGGCGAATTATATATCATTTCCAATGAAAAAGGTTTTATCACAGAGATTGCAAACAACCGTGCCGTGCAACCTTTTGTGGATGGAATGGAAGGTGACAAAATTCGAATTAAAAAAGAATACCGTGGTCACATTAAACAAGCGTTAATCAAAATTGGTTTTCCTGTGGAAGATCTTGCTGGTTATGACGAAGGAAATAAATATCCGTTTAACTTACGTCCTACCACAAAAGGTGGGATTAAGTTTGGAATGCGTGATTACCAAAGAGCCTCTGTTGAGGCTTTCCATGCTGGTGGTCGTAATGAAGGGGGATCCGGTGTTGTGGTTCTTCCTTGCGGTGCGGGAAAAACCATCGTAGGTATGGGTGTGATGCAAATTGTCGGAGCAGAAACTCTGATTCTTGTAACGAACACTTTGTCCATCCGTCAGTGGAGAAACGAAATTTTGGACAAAACTGATATCCCTGAATCCGACATTGGGGAATATTCCGGTGAACTCAAAGAAATCAAACCCATTACCATTGCAACTTACAATATCTTAACTCATAGAAAGAAAAAAGGTGGGGACTTCACTCACTTTCATATCTTCAGTGCGAACAATTGGGGACTGATTGTTTATGATGAGGTTCACTTATTACCAGCACCTGTATTCCGTATGACATCCGAACTACAAGCCAAACGTAGATTAGGCCTCACGGCAACTCTAGTTCGTGAAGATGGGTTGGAGGAAGATGTATTCTCACTCATCGGTCCTAAAAAATACGATGTACCTTGGAAAGAACTCGAAGCTAAGTCTTGGATTGCTGAGGCCAACTGTGTGGAGATACGTGTTCCTATGGAAGATGATCTTCGTATGAAGTATTCTGTAGCCGATGACCGTGAAAAGTTCCGATTGGCATCGGAAAATCCAGAGAAACTACGTGCGATTAGTTATATTCTAAAAAAACACTCAACTAACAATATTTTGGTGATTGGGCAGTATATCAATCAGTTAGAGGAAATTTCCAACACTTTCAAAATCCCTTTGATTACTGGAAAAACTCCTCTTCCGGAAAGGCAAGAACTTTACCAAGCTTTCCGTTCTGGACAAATCAAACAACTTGTGGTTTCGAAGGTGGCAAACTTTTCCATCGACTTACCAGATGCAAATATTGCCATCCAGGTATCGGGAACTTTTGGATCTAGACAAGAGGAAGCGCAGCGTTTGGGACGGATCCTTCGTCCGAAGTCGCAGGATAATACGGCAATTTTTTACTCACTGATTTCTCGTGATACAAACGAAGAGCGTTTTGGTCAAAACCGACAACTCTTCCTCACCGAACAGGGGTATGAATACGAAATTTATACTTTGGATCAGTTTAAAGAAACAGTTCCGGAAGAATCACTCACAAAATAG
- a CDS encoding alpha/beta fold hydrolase produces the protein MKLSYKLYPFQPTSIEKKTVGDIIILHGLFGSSKNWVTIAKYLSGFGSVYTVDARNHGDSPHSKEHSIRLMSEDLEELIQDHNIQSPILLGHSMGGLVAMYFDFTHPGFLKELIIQDIAPRSYPFAYDKEIQSMSFPLDAFKSRTEIDAEMAKYLPDTFIRQFLQMSLERMDSGEYRWKLNVQGLNEARRLFEDTFSDAQTSNTKVLFLIGGISEYIDQKDLLLIKNKFSNLQVKTILTGGHYIHFTHQKEYLEILGEEFSLIS, from the coding sequence GTGAAACTAAGTTATAAACTTTACCCATTTCAACCAACTTCGATAGAAAAAAAAACGGTAGGAGATATTATCATCTTGCACGGGTTATTTGGTTCATCTAAGAATTGGGTGACTATCGCTAAATACCTTTCTGGATTTGGTTCTGTATATACAGTGGATGCAAGAAATCACGGTGATTCTCCTCACTCAAAGGAACATTCCATTCGGCTAATGTCGGAAGATTTAGAGGAATTGATTCAAGACCATAATATTCAAAGTCCAATCCTTCTTGGGCACTCTATGGGTGGCCTTGTGGCAATGTATTTTGATTTTACGCATCCCGGTTTTTTGAAAGAACTCATCATCCAAGACATTGCACCGCGCTCTTATCCTTTTGCTTATGACAAAGAGATCCAGTCTATGTCTTTCCCTTTGGATGCATTTAAGTCTCGTACGGAGATTGATGCAGAAATGGCAAAATATTTACCAGACACTTTCATTCGTCAGTTTTTGCAGATGAGTCTGGAAAGAATGGATTCTGGAGAGTATCGTTGGAAGCTGAATGTACAAGGTCTGAATGAGGCAAGGCGACTTTTTGAAGATACTTTTTCAGATGCACAAACTTCCAACACGAAGGTTTTATTTCTGATCGGAGGAATTTCTGAATACATTGATCAGAAAGATTTGCTCTTAATTAAAAATAAGTTTTCTAATCTTCAGGTTAAAACGATTTTAACGGGTGGACATTATATACATTTCACTCATCAAAAAGAATATTTGGAGATTTTGGGAGAAGAGTTCTCTTTAATTTCTTGA
- a CDS encoding alpha/beta hydrolase — translation MKKILSLSVIFLTFFLLGVGYYFSSSIISFPVTSLEEDKARLKIQSVSEFGLPEPESIRFQNGSLRLRGWYFKNPQKKKCGVVLLHGHTRTRYGILKYAPVFWKRGCSLFAYDARRHGESAGEYGTYGYFEKNDLERAIEFFSEISTVPEEQIGIFGASFGAATALQYAEGRNDFAFVIADSPYMDMRSIVEKRAVDFYSPLILFLSPIALSIAEIRADFLVNEVSPKEAAKYISLPVLLIHSKTDEVTPVSHSEEIFQNLKSKRKQLLVTDWGASHCKSIDVRPEEYESIVNSFLKENTSFRK, via the coding sequence ATGAAAAAGATTCTCAGTTTATCCGTCATTTTTCTCACCTTTTTTTTGCTAGGTGTAGGTTATTATTTTTCATCCTCTATCATTTCCTTTCCGGTCACAAGTTTAGAAGAAGATAAGGCAAGATTAAAAATCCAATCCGTTTCTGAATTTGGACTTCCCGAACCTGAATCAATTCGATTTCAAAATGGAAGTTTACGGCTTCGTGGTTGGTATTTTAAGAACCCTCAAAAGAAAAAATGTGGAGTGGTGTTGCTGCACGGACATACCAGAACTCGGTATGGTATTTTGAAATACGCCCCTGTGTTTTGGAAGCGGGGTTGTAGTTTGTTTGCTTATGATGCCCGTCGTCATGGGGAAAGTGCGGGAGAATACGGAACGTACGGTTATTTTGAAAAAAATGATTTAGAACGTGCGATAGAATTTTTTTCCGAGATCAGCACTGTTCCCGAAGAACAAATTGGTATCTTTGGAGCTTCTTTTGGGGCGGCGACTGCTTTGCAGTATGCAGAAGGCCGAAATGATTTTGCCTTTGTGATTGCAGATTCTCCTTATATGGATATGCGTTCGATTGTGGAAAAAAGAGCTGTAGATTTTTATTCTCCCTTGATTCTATTTCTTTCGCCCATTGCACTTTCCATTGCAGAGATTAGAGCAGACTTTTTAGTGAACGAAGTCTCTCCTAAAGAAGCAGCAAAATATATCTCTTTGCCCGTTTTACTCATTCATTCCAAAACGGATGAGGTCACTCCCGTTTCTCATTCAGAAGAGATTTTTCAAAATTTAAAATCGAAACGAAAACAACTTTTGGTTACAGATTGGGGAGCTAGCCACTGTAAGTCTATTGATGTTCGACCTGAGGAATATGAATCGATTGTGAATTCTTTTTTAAAGGAAAATACCTCTTTTCGTAAGTGA